In the genome of Bdellovibrionales bacterium, the window TCTTGATTTTTTATGAGACCACATTTGATCCACAGCCTGCATACTTAAAATTGTAATCTGCTCGCAGTCCCGAGGCTTTAACGAGCCCGCAGCTTCTTTTTGTTTTTCGAGTTCCACAAGCGCGCGCTGGAGCGTTTTTTGATAGTGGGGAAAACCGCGCTTGTCTTTTTTCTGAAGTGTTTTAAGAATCAGCGCACGAGACCAAGATGTCGCTGGAATAATATACTCGCGAAGCAGAAACATTTTAAAATGCTCCTCAAGCTTTGCCATGTACTGCTTCGTCTCGTCTTCCGTCCATGACTTATGCGAAGTAAATACCACACCCTGTTTGAGAACTCGCAAGTCCTTGTTGAACTGGTGGTAAGATCCTAGAGGGCTTTGGTATTTTTTAATATTACGCTCCAGATTTCGCCGCTGCATCCGACGCCGTAAAAAAATCACGGCCCAACCCGCTAAGATCACTAAAACGACAATAGCGGCAAAAAAGATCCATACCGGCCATTCCATTCGCATGGGACCGATGGGACCAAATGGCTCGGGCTTCTGCTGTTGAGAAGGCTCAATCACCGACTTCATGGGAAAAGTAATCTGTGGAATAAGAACTTCTTTATTGTCCGCATCGACCAATTTAAAATTTTTAATATCTTGAGGTGTGGCGATATAACTGGTCGCTGCAAACTCCGCTTTGTTCTCCGTGAGATTTAACGGCTTCAGCAAAACCAGTTGATATTTGGCATTGGGATCTTTTTGCGGCGGCTCTCCGGGCTTCGCTGGCGGGAGTTCGTCGGGAATTTGAAGGGAAATGGGCTCCTTCAAACGGACAGATTCCCCTTCGCACGAGAGCTGAAAAATCTCTCCCACCGTAAAGCCACTGGGGTCCTTCGGTGCGGTGGGGATCTTGCAAGACCATTTCGGCAAGGATTCGTTCGCCACTAGTGGCTCCTCGCTCTAAAGTAACTCAACACCGGATCTAAGAAATCATCCGTGTTGGGAACCTTGATCAAATCAATTTGTGACTTTTTAAGTTCGGAGTCGCGAAAGGCAAATTTCTTTTTCACTTCTTCGAGATATCTTTTGCGAAACGGAGCCGAAGACGAATCGACGGTGTACGTCTCCTCCGTCTCAGGATCATAAAAGTCGATAAGACCCACCGAAGGCAGATTCACTTCGGCCTCGTCGGAGATAATCACGGAGATCACTTCGTGCTTCCGGGCCAACCGCTTGAGCGAATATCCAAAAGAGTCCTCCGATAAAAAATCACTCATCAAAAATACCGTGGAGCGTTTTTTTAAAATTCCCGAGAGATAATCGACCGCCACCGAAATTTTTGTCGTTTGCTTTTTAGGCTCGTGATAGTAAAGGTCTCGCAGAATTCTCTGCACATGCCCTCGCCCTTTTTTAGGGGGAACAAAGTGCTCGACCTGATCGCTAAAAAGTAATAGCCCCACATTGTCATTGTTCTTTGTGGCGGCAAAAGACAACAGAGCGGCGATATGGGTGATGGCTTCTCCCTTAAGGATGCTCTTGGAACCAAAACCCATGGATCCACTGACATCCACCGCTAAAATTAAATTGAGTTCGCGCTCTTCTTCGTACTTTTTAATATATGTTTTACCCGTGCGGGCAGTGAGATTCCAAGAAATCGTACGCACATCATCCCCGGGGACATATTCGCGGAAATCAGAAAAAGTCATCCCTTGGCCCTTAAAGGCGGAGTGGTACTGCCCGGCAAAAAGTGAGTTCACTAATTTGCGCGTGTTGAGCTCAAGCAGCTTAATCTTTTTTTTGATTTCAGCAGGAAGACTCACGGCACCTCGATTTGGCTTAACAAATCTTTAACGACCTGATCGCTCTTGATGTTTTCGGCCTCAGCTTCAAAAGTCAGGATCAAACGATGGCGAAGAACATTGTAGGCCACCGCTTTGACATCGTCCGCGGTCACGTAGCCGCGACGTTGTAAAAAGGCATGGGCTTTTGACGCTCGAACTAAACTTAACGTGGCTCGCGGCGAACCGCCCACCTGAACAAGGTCATCTAAATGCCCCACTCCATATTCGATCGGAGTGCGCGTCGCCATCACCAAATCCACGATATAATTCTGAATTTTTTTATCCACGTAGATTTGCTCCACCATGGTGCGCGCTTTTAAAAGTTCCTCGCGGGTGATCACTTGCTGAATTTCGGGGACCTTGTCCACAGCCATACGATTTAATATTTCGAGCTCATCACCTTTGGTCGGATAATCCACAATGATTTTGAACATAAAGCGATCCATTTGAGCTTCGGGGAGAGGGTAAGTTCCCTCTTGCTCTAGCGGGTTCTGCGTGGCGAGCACTAAAAATGGAGATTGGAGCTTGTAGGTCGTATCACCGATGGTGACCTGTCTTTCGGCCATCGCTTCTAAGAGCGCACTTTGCACCTTTGCGGGAGCTCGATTGATCTCGTCGGCGAGCACGATGTTGGTGAAGATCGGTCCTTTTTTAGGAGAGAAGTCGCCCGACTTAGGATTAAAAATCATGGTTCCGATCAAATCGGAAGGTAAAAGATCGGGAGTGAACTGGACACGCTGGAAATCCAAAGAGATCGCGCGAGACACGGTGGAGATCGTTAGAGTTTTCGCTAAGCCCGGTACACCTTCTAAAAGCACGTGGCCGCCCGTCAATAGACCCATAAGAATTCCTTCGACCATATCGCGCTGGCCGACGATCACTTTTGAAATTTCAGTGAACATCTTGTCGACAAAGACGCTTTCTTTCTGGATCGCTGCGTTTAGCGCCATTAAATCTACACTCATGATTCCCCCTGATGATTTGAAATACTCAATTCACTATTTTTTCTGGGCTCAAAATCATAAGCAAACACTTTGACCGTTTGCGCTCCGCAGAAGAACGGATAAATCCTTGCCTTGTATGGAGTTTTTTTATCTTTTGGAACGTACATGTTGGCACAAATCCTTTCTCGTTTTTCAGTATTCAAGGTCTGGCTTTGCTTAATCCTTTTGCAGATTGCCTTCTTTGCAAGCCTCTACGCGATCACACGCTCGTACACGATTTTTTATGGAATTGGATTTCTGATTTTATTCAACGCATTTCTCTACTTTTACCCATTATGGGCCATTCACAGTACACTTCCTCCAAAAAACGTGAACAGCAACACCCTCCGCTTGCAGACGATATTGAACTCTTTCTTCCCTCCAGAGAAGAAGGTCCGAGCTGAACTGCACACTAGCTCAACTCTTCAGAACAATTTCGTGGTCTATAAGTTTAAAAACCACATTGTCCTTTCGGTGGACCACTCGACTTTAGACTCACTTTCCTATGACGAAATGATTTTGATTTTTACCGCCATGAAGGATCTCAATGACTATCGCGTCCTCGATGCGGCCATGCTCTTGAGTGCGTTTTACAAACTCCTCCCCTTCATGCGCTGGGTAACGGGGCTTAAAAACGCCTCTGCCATTGAATTATGCTATTTAACCGCGGGAGAGAGTCCAGCTTGGCATCGGCTGAATCTTAAGATTCTCCATAGACAGCGAAAAACTGCGA includes:
- a CDS encoding DUF58 domain-containing protein gives rise to the protein MSLPAEIKKKIKLLELNTRKLVNSLFAGQYHSAFKGQGMTFSDFREYVPGDDVRTISWNLTARTGKTYIKKYEEERELNLILAVDVSGSMGFGSKSILKGEAITHIAALLSFAATKNNDNVGLLLFSDQVEHFVPPKKGRGHVQRILRDLYYHEPKKQTTKISVAVDYLSGILKKRSTVFLMSDFLSEDSFGYSLKRLARKHEVISVIISDEAEVNLPSVGLIDFYDPETEETYTVDSSSAPFRKRYLEEVKKKFAFRDSELKKSQIDLIKVPNTDDFLDPVLSYFRARSH
- a CDS encoding MoxR family ATPase, with amino-acid sequence MMSVDLMALNAAIQKESVFVDKMFTEISKVIVGQRDMVEGILMGLLTGGHVLLEGVPGLAKTLTISTVSRAISLDFQRVQFTPDLLPSDLIGTMIFNPKSGDFSPKKGPIFTNIVLADEINRAPAKVQSALLEAMAERQVTIGDTTYKLQSPFLVLATQNPLEQEGTYPLPEAQMDRFMFKIIVDYPTKGDELEILNRMAVDKVPEIQQVITREELLKARTMVEQIYVDKKIQNYIVDLVMATRTPIEYGVGHLDDLVQVGGSPRATLSLVRASKAHAFLQRRGYVTADDVKAVAYNVLRHRLILTFEAEAENIKSDQVVKDLLSQIEVP